From Elaeis guineensis isolate ETL-2024a chromosome 16, EG11, whole genome shotgun sequence, a single genomic window includes:
- the LOC105032912 gene encoding protein LIGHT-DEPENDENT SHORT HYPOCOTYLS 4 → MEPADSPSSEGFTPTSPNASASSSSPAAGSNPPSVPSPSRYESQKRRDWNTFGQYLKNHRPPLSLSRCSGAHVLEFLRYLDQFGKTKVHTQMCPFFGHPNPPAPCPCPLRQAWGSLDALIGRLRAAYEENGGKPEANPFGARAVRLYLREVREMQAKARGISYEKKKRKKPPPPSHQGGRPDAGPSDRPRSPPPATGATA, encoded by the coding sequence ATGGAACCAGCAGATAGCCCTTCTTCGGAAGGCTTCACCCCCACCAGCCCCAACGCCtcggcctcctcctcctcccccgccGCCGGCTCCAATCCCCCCTCGGTTCCTTCTCCGAGCCGCTACGAGTCCCAGAAGCGCCGCGACTGGAACACCTTTGGGCAGTACCTCAAGAACCACCGGCCACCGCTCAGCCTCTCGCGATGCAGCGGCGCCCACGTGCTGGAGTTCCTCCGCTATCTGGACCAGTTCGGCAAGACCAAGGTCCACACCCAGATGTGCCCCTTCTTTGGCCACCCCAACCCCCCCGCCCCCTGCCCCTGCCCGCTCCGCCAGGCCTGGGGATCCCTCGACGCCCTCATCGGCCGCCTCCGCGCCGCCTACGAGGAGAACGGCGGCAAGCCCGAAGCCAACCCCTTCGGCGCCCGCGCCGTCCGCCTCTACCTCCGCGAGGTCCGCGAGATGCAGGCCAAGGCTCGGGGCATCAGCTATGAAAAGAAGAAGCGCAAGAAGCCGCCTCCACCTTCGCACCAGGGTGGCCGCCCAGACGCCGGCCCATCAGACCGTCCCCGTAGCCCCCCACCGGCCACCGGTGCAACAGCCTGA